TTGACTTAGATATGGATCATGTGAGGCATTATAAAGATCATCCAGATAAAtggaaagaattatttattttcttctgtgTTATGCCATTCACGGAGTACGAGTTCCAAGGCAAAGATggaaatttgttgaatCCCGATACTCTTCATATTGCTTGTCCGAGTGATGCTACAGACAACCTTCTAATTGGAACCTTTTCAGATatagaatttgaatcactgaaccaagaaatattggaaGATAGACTTGCTGCTAATTTGCAGtgtattttgaaaactgaCCTATTCTCTAATACTTTTAGCGaagatcaaagaaaaaaattaattacaAATTTGCTCTATGTTGGTTTTCAATCAAAGCATAAACTTGTTAAACATATTGGGTCGAAGGCTGAAGCAACTTACAGAGATAATTTTCtgatatatttgtttcaaCCCATAAGTGACTATGTTTCAGCTTTATTAGGCTTTGAAATAGAAGTTGAAGAGAGAAATACAGTTGGTCAGACAGGAGTGCAAACCAGAGTACCTCACACAacaaatgatttattttattctcATCCGGATATTGTAGCTTATACGGAGAAAATACATTGCCGATCATTAGCTATTGTGGAGGTCAAAAAATTACCACTTTTGAAGGGAAACAAAGTGATAAActttaatgattcaaaaatgGTTAGATTCTTCGTTCAAGTTGTCGCGGAAATGTTTTCTAACCACACTAACAAAGGCATGCTAACAGACTCTTATATAACAATATTGGTTGAAATAGATATCGAGAGGAGTTTGGAGGCAATAAAGCATAGTACAGAGCTTTTGGATTCCAGCAAGCACATAGCTCTCAATTATAAGATCTTGGATTGTCACTCGTCGGGACTTACTTTGAGAGGTGGACtcatttcatttatctATGAGGCATTCAATGTGAATGAAATTCGCTTAAATGAGGTTAAGAGAGGATTAGAAGAGATCTATAAGTATATTCGTAAGACAGACGAAGAATACTTGACTTATATTGATGGACTAGCCGACAAATATGAAGCAGCTTATAGAAATTTCTGTATCGATGCTTATAGGACTAAAGAGCAACGCCTTTACCTTTCTGATACAAGTATAAGTCTTGGAAAGTTTGAGAAAATTGATGTGCAAAGTGGGTTTAGTTTCAATTCTCAACTTTTCATAGTAGATATTAAAGAGataaaagattatttaagAGAAAATATTGGGATAGGCGACAAATTGATTGTTAAGATCTTTGATCCAATCAAGGCCAAGAGAAAACATGATAGTTATACGGTCGACAAAACTGATATTTTCGGCAAATGCCGAAGAGCATATCTGTGTGAGAAGACAGCCTATGAAAAGCTAATAACTAATCTAAAATTTAACAGCATTTACATTGATCAGCAATGTGTTTTTGGTAAGTTTAATATCGCCGAACACTACCACGCTTTGGGACCATTTCTCATATTAAAGTATTTGGGTCAAACGAAATGTCCATTGGACGAGGAAACTTATAAAAAGGCTGAAGaacaattagaaataatCCACTATAATGGGATAATACACGGGGACATtaatttgagaaatattCTCTATTACAAAGGGAAAGTCTATTTTATCGATTTTGGGTATTCTAATTATGATGATAACGACGAAAAGCGTTCTGGGCCTGTAACTGCTAATGAAGAGACTAAGAAGAGTGAACACAGAGAATTGTGCGATGTATTTGAACAGCCTATTCCAGaaaaatatagatattaGAAGAATGATTATACCCTACAATTGGGCGCGATCTATATTCGTATTTCTTAGGAATGGAATAGAATATTAGGTTTAGGCGAGAGGGATGCAATACCGCTTCAACTCAACTATAACCAGTAAGCCCATGATCAAACTGGTTTTTATTTACTTTTGAGAGTAACATGACGTCATGATACTTCCAAACAAATAAACAGAGCaaaaaatagaatattgataattttaaatagcCATGCTCCAATCAATAGAAGGACTATGTatcatattatttaaattaataatgcaCATGAAATTGTTAATGCTTAGCGGTTTGCTTCTAACAAGTGAAATAGTCGCAATTAATTGTTCCTAGAAAAATGTAACCAGTTGCGCATGCAGAGGCATCCAATATGTGGACCATAGATAGGTATTCAATAAACCATTCCTATGCATGAAAGCTATTTTAAACTGGTTGAAGTTAGCACAAATGACTAGAAAGGCATAAATCAAAACTTAACGTGTGCAACTCTATGATAGATAAAATGCAACATTGTAAAATTCCAATATAAAGTATCACTTCTATTTGACACAACCATAACTTGCATTTTGTTGTTTCTGATGGGTCGCACGCTACGATTCGCAGGTTACGCTTTATGGGATCGACATGctattaatcaattaactATGTAAAGTACAGTAGTCCCCTTGAAACCAGCATATCCAGCAATTACGAATTTGATGCAAGCAAGTTATGTAGTAAGTCATTTCTAGCTAATAAATAGTTAACAGAGAAAGTGTGGAAGTGCTAGGGAGTTGAAAGATGAGAGTGATAGTTGTAAGGCATTAGATAAGTTCCAGGCAGGTGAATGCTTATACCGAGAAGGAAAAACAAGCACAACACTTGTGTCGAGTCTTTGGTCAAATAATACCTGGCAAATATCAAGATTCAAATgaataagataaaaaaatagCTTGTGAGTATGCATTATCTTCGTGATGGTTTTGAAGCAATATCTTCTATCGTTATTTGGGTACCAAAAGTTCCTGAACTCccttcatcaaatacttcttcACTAGAAGAATTACTATCATTTCCATATTTGTCATTTTTGTCTGCTCTATCAGCAGGTATAGCTTCGCTTTTAACATTAACTTGATTGGCATGCTTAAAACTTTCATTAGAACCATTTGCTCTCAATATGTATTCAAGAGtctcaaaatcattcttcttgtgttcttcattatttgtgtAGTCCGATAATCCAAAATCTATCAAAGATATCTTACCAGAAACAGACACATGAATGTTGGCTAGCCTAACATCATTATGCGAAATTCCTATCAGATGAAGCTCTTCGAGTCttgatttgataacttTGTACACTTCTTTGTTATTCCACTTTTCTTCTGGGACTTCCTTCCCAaggtattcaaatatatgcatcGGATGATCAGAAAGCCCGTTCCAATAACCAGAAACAAGGAGCTTTGGGAAATTAGAAGCGAATTCTGACTTagcaattctttcattaattaaaagCTCGTTGAAAAACATGCCATAATACCCCTCTTTTTCCGGTATCTCCAAACACATCAAACTATTCTCTTCCCACAATCGACTAGAGTAGTAGTATAGTTTGACAAAAACTGGCGATGGAAGTTTCAAATCAGGATAAAATTCTGCGGAATCGTATACAACTCGACAATATGTGTTACCATCAATAGCATCAAAGTTATCACTGGCGTCGTTTTCTTTTACCGAATCTAAGTTGCCTGAAAATCCACGTCTCGGTAATTTTCCCGAAGATCCAGAAGGGTCTCGAGGACGAacgttgaaaaatggatcCAGCTCTTCAAGTTTTTTTATCCCGGTGTTGTTGGCTATATCAAAACTTTTCATCAACCTGGCCTTCGTATCAGCTGTATCGGCAACATTCTTATAAAAAAATCCTGCTATAGCCGACCTTAAAGTGATGCCATTCTCCACAGTTTCTGGATTATTAATGACATAGTAGTCTATAATCATTTCGCCATCCACTATTTCATACCTAAAGAATCCTGAAAATGTTTGATGGTCTGAAATAAGAATCCTATCGGTTCCACAGAGGAAAGCTTGGTAGATATATTTGCTTAGAACCAAAGCAAATAATACTCTAGGCGACCACTCCCTACCTGGAAAAAAATCCCCAATTGAATGCAGCCTCAATCTTCTTCGGTTCAGAATAGCtgtcttgaattcttcaaagcCTTGTGTCATTTT
The nucleotide sequence above comes from Debaryomyces hansenii CBS767 chromosome A complete sequence. Encoded proteins:
- a CDS encoding DEHA2D19404p (no similarity), whose translation is MPRMYFSGVDSDTITIDDPSNRCITINPELFIRVLNNRELNTRVFLDTHLLKIGGNEDGQERRAEKLVSKGNASVGLGNMPSIPIVVYTSRALITAEFREMSSDDFKDRYLAPLDIALKESNICRRPLAQEYAYPRGDAMHIEQAIQEYFNEIAIPIKGLYRDVGDTNNYFGSPSIIRPPLDRKRRIQPDIIRMKNESDSDMQYPEIVFGIGDYKTGVYKMTQGFEEFKTAISNRRRLRSHSIGDFFPGREWSPRVLFALVLSKYIYQAFLCGTDRILISDHQTFSGFFRYEIVDGEMIIDYYVINNPETVENGITLRSAIAGFFYKNVADTADTKARLMKSFDIANNTGIKKLEESDPFFNVRPRDPSGSSGKLPRRGFSGNLDSVKENDASDNFDAIDGNTYCRVVYDSAEFYPDLKLPSPVFVKLYYYSSRLWEENSLMCLEIPEKEGYYGMFFNELLINERIAKSEFASNFPKLLVSGYWNGLSDHPMHIFEYLGKEVPEEKWNNKEVYKVIKSRLEELHSIGISHNDVRLANIHVSVSGKISLIDFGLSDYTNNEEHKKNDFETLEYILRANGSNESFKHANQVNVKSEAIPADRADKNDKYGNDSNSSSEEVFDEGSSGTFGTQITIEDIASKPSRR
- a CDS encoding DEHA2D19382p (no similarity), with protein sequence METHKNTKVPNFYSSQLIKMNNNTFRNNIRRYILGDDEDTGMDIDIDIDKFEITKFDYRKLFDKRAIQNVSYQEILRKMFEIENVFDLDMDHVRHYKDHPDKWKELFIFFCVMPFTEYEFQGKDGNLLNPDTLHIACPSDATDNLLIGTFSDIEFESSNQEILEDRLAANLQCILKTDLFSNTFSEDQRKKLITNLLYVGFQSKHKLVKHIGSKAEATYRDNFSIYLFQPISDYVSALLGFEIEVEERNTVGQTGVQTRVPHTTNDLFYSHPDIVAYTEKIHCRSLAIVEVKKLPLLKGNKVINFNDSKMVRFFVQVVAEMFSNHTNKGMLTDSYITILVEIDIERSLEAIKHSTELLDSSKHIALNYKILDCHSSGLTLRGGLISFIYEAFNVNEIRLNEVKRGLEEIYKYIRKTDEEYLTYIDGLADKYEAAYRNFCIDAYRTKEQRLYLSDTSISLGKFEKIDVQSGFSFNSQLFIVDIKEIKDYLRENIGIGDKLIVKIFDPIKAKRKHDSYTVDKTDIFGKCRRAYSCEKTAYEKLITNLKFNSIYIDQQCVFGKFNIAEHYHALGPFLILKYLGQTKCPLDEETYKKAEEQLEIIHYNGIIHGDINLRNILYYKGKVYFIDFGYSNYDDNDEKRSGPVTANEETKKSEHRELCDVFEQPIPEKYRY